The following are encoded together in the Equus quagga isolate Etosha38 chromosome 15, UCLA_HA_Equagga_1.0, whole genome shotgun sequence genome:
- the CCDC157 gene encoding coiled-coil domain-containing protein 157, with amino-acid sequence MAHLLGNQACMDSLRKDLTDLQGAIVDVFSRAGPVRFPSWKFPDRVACDLDMVALLEHYDHVPGDPEFTQLSHAVLLELVIDRLLLLLQSCASYLENLGSGQTVPPARAAGPCMSVGLTVRCFWNSLLRLAMLYQQAAPQKRANQGETPISKPTAKSEPAKSPEFVTAKFIKPPSPLPVLPQTCQESDSPIRVSLQCPARTTENTRSVHSQTVETALVPCDACTSVQGSLCEVGKVVISLCQSQNLPSSLGQFQQLVQDSMGLRPLPATTVGHWAAEQSKDLMRLSKHVGALAQLVGPLRAQLEEAEGQKDGLRQQVSKLEQALQQEQVERRRQADETEQRLATWERHKQQLLSETSDLKTKVATLEGELKQQQESLQAVETKAQQLQKEAECRAEAERQVQQLEEQVQLLAGRLDGASQQIRWASTELDKEKARVDSMVRHQESLQAKQRALLQQLDSLDQEREELRGSLDEAEAQQAHMEEQLQSVQSEREQGQCQLLAQQELLQSLQQEKQGLEQAVTDLQLTVSELERELVELRERERLLVAFPDLHRPVEAQIQSSGNVTDDMERQMEANDIRIRVLQEENGRLQSMLSKIREVAQQGGLKLIPQDQLWAHSSRGIQAAAPPAQAQRASPGPMGRRHPPGGRTASAGRTLPGQPRASPPQQPSSRPSKSSLEDVTHPTTCTQNPIRALARLRRRLSPGQGQGQAGPAYQPQERPM; translated from the exons ATGGCGCACCTGCTGGGCAACCAGGCCTGTATGGACAGCCTGCGCAAGGACCTTACCGACCTGCAGGGCGCCATCGTGGACGTGTTCTCCCGCGCTGGGCCTGTGCGTTTCCCCTCCTGGAAGTTCCCTGACCGAGTAGCCTGTGACCTGGACATGGTGGCCCTGCTAGAGCACTATGACCATGTGCCGGGTGACCCCGAGTTCACGCAGCTCTCCCATGCTGTTCTGCTGGAGCTGGTCATTGACAG GCTCCTGCTCCTGCTTCAGAGCTGTGCAAGCTACTTGGAGAACCTCGGCTCAGGGCAGACAGTGCCCCCTGCCCGGGCTGCAGGGCCCTGCATGTCTGTGGGGCTCACTGTGCGGTGCTTCTGGAACAGCCTGCTGAGGCTGGCCATGCTCTACCAGCAGGCGGCCCCCCAG AAAAGGGCAAACCAAGGGGAGACCCCCATCTCCAAGCCCACAGCCAAGAGTGAGCCAGCCAAGAGCCCTGAATTTGTGACTGCCAAGTTCATCAagcccccctccccactgccagtCTTGCCCCAGACCTGCCAAGAGTCAGACAGCCCCATTAGAGTCTCCTTGCAGTGTCCAGCCAGGACCACTGAGAACACCAGGAGTGTCCACTCGCAGACCGTGGAGACGGCCCTGGTGCCCTGTGATGCGTGCACCAGTGTCCAGGGCAGCCTGTGTGAGGTGGGCAAGGTGGTCATCAGCCTGTGTCAGAGCCAGAACTTGCCCTCATCTTTAGGCCAGTTCCAGCAGCTGGTGCAGGACAGTATGGGGCTCAGGCCGCTGCCGGCCACCACTGTGGGCCACTGGGCGGCAGAGCAGAGCAAAGACCTGATGCGCCTCAGTAAGCATGTGGGGGCCCTCGCTCAGCTCGTTGGGCCCCTCAGGGCCCAGCTGGAGGAGGCCGAGGGGCAGAAGGATGGACTGAGGCAGCAGGTGAGCAAGCTGGAGCAGGCACTGCAGCAGGAGCAGGTGGAGCGGCGGCGGCAGGCGGATGAGACTGAGCAGCGCCTGGCCACGTGGGAGCGCCACAAGCAGCAGCTGCTCTCAG AAACAAGTGACCTCAAGACGAAGGTGGCCACCCTGGAAGGGGAgctgaagcagcagcaggagtccCTGCAGGCTGTGG AGACAAAGGCCCAGCAGCTGCAGAAGGAGGCCGAGTGCAGGGCAGAGGCTGAGAGGCAGGTGCAGCAGCTGGAAGAGCAGGTGCAGCTGCTGGCAGGGCGGCTGGATGGGGCCAGCCAGCAGATCCGCTGGGCAAGCACCGAGCTGGACAAGGAGAAGGCCCGCGTTGACAGCATGGTCCGCCACCAGGAG TCCCTGCAGGCCAAGCAGCGAGCCCTGCTGCAGCAGCTGGACAGCCTGGACCAGGAGCGCGAGGAGCTGAGGGGCAGCCTGGACGAGGCCGAGGCCCAACAGGCCCACATGGAAGAGCAGCTGCAGAGCGTGCAGAGCGAGCGGGAGCAGGGGCAGTGCCAGCTCCTGGCCCAGCAG gagtTGCTGCAGAGCCTGCAGCAGGAGAAGCAAGGCCTGGAACAGGCGGTGACAGATCTGCAGCTGACCGTCTCGGAGCTGGAACGGGAGCTCGTGGAGCTGAGGGAGCGGGAGCGGCTGCTGGTGGCCTTCCCGGACCTGCACAGGCCCGTCGAGGCCCAGATCCAAA GCTCTGGCAATGTCACGGACGACATGGAGAGACAGATGGAGGCCAACGACATCCGCATACGGGTCCTGCAGGAGGAGAATGGACGGCTCCAGTCGATGCTGTCCAAAATCCGGGAAGTCGCCCAGCAGGGGGGCCTCAAG CTGATCCCGCAGGACCAGCTCTGGGCCCATTCCAGCAGGGGAATCCAGGCAGCAgcgcccccagcccaggcccagagagCATCCCCAGG GCCCATGGGCAGGCGGCACCCACCTGGTGGCAGGACAGCTAGTGCAGGCAGGACcctgccaggccagccccgggCATCGCCACCTCAGCAGCCCAGCAGCCGGCCCAGCAAGTCCTCCCTGGAGGATGTGACCCATCCAACCACCTGTACCCAGAACCCTATCCGGGCCTTGGCCAGGCTGAGGAGGAGACTGTCAccgggccagggccagggccaggccgGCCCTGCATACCAGCCCCAGGAGCGGCCCATGTAG
- the RNF215 gene encoding RING finger protein 215, with protein MGPAARPALRSPPPPPPPPPPSPLLLLLPLLPLWLGLAGPGAAADGSEPAARAGRGGARAVRVDVRLPRQDALVLEGIRIGPEADPATPLGGRLLLMDIVDAEPEAPVEGWIAVAYVGKEEAAQIHQESQGSGPQAYPKALVQQMRRALFLGASALLLLILNHNVVRELDISQLLLRPVIVLHYSSNVTKLLEALLQRTQVTAEITSGESLSANIEWKLTLWTTCGLSKHGYGGWQDLVCLGGSRAQEQKPLQQLWNAILLVAMLLCTGLVVQAQRQASRQSQREPGGQVDSLKRRVVRRLASLKTRRCRLGRAAQSPPEPGAETCAVCLDYFCNKQWLRVLPCKHEFHRDCVDPWLMLQQTCPLCKFNVLGNRYSDD; from the exons ATGGGCCCCGCCGCTCGCCCCGCGCTGaggtcgccgccgccgccgcctccgccacCGCCGCCGTcgccgctgctgctgctcctgcccctGCTGCCGCTCTGGCTGGGCCTGGCGGGGCCCGGGGCCGCGGCGGACGGCAGCGAGCCCGCGgccagggcggggcggggcggggcccgcGCTGTGCGAGTGGACGTGCGGCTTCCGCGGCAGGACGCTCTGGTGCTGGAGGGCATCAGGATCGGCCCCGAGGCCGACCCGGCTACCCCGCTGGGCGGCCGCCTGCTGCTG ATGGACATCGTGGATGCTGAGCCGGAGGCGCCTGTAGAAGGCTGGATTGCAGTGGCATACGTGGGCAAGGAGGAGGCGGCCCAGATCCATCAGGAGAGTCAGGGCAGCGGCCCGCAGGCCTATCCCAAGGCCCTGGTCCAGCAG ATGCGGAGGGCGCTCTTCCTGGGAGCCTCTGCCCTGCTCCTTCTCATCTTGAACCACAACGTGGTCCGAGAG CTAGACATATCGCAGCTTCTGCTCAGGCCAGTGATTGTCCTCCATTATTCTTCCAATGTCACCAAGCTGTTGGAGGCACTGCTGCA GAGGACCCAGGTCACGGCTGAGATCACCAGCGGAGAGTCCCTTTCGGCCAACATCGAGTGGAAGCTGACCCTGTGGACCACTTGTGGCCTCTCCAAGCATGGCTACGGAGGATGGCAGGACCTCGTGTGCCTGGGAGGCAGTCGGGCCCAGGAGCAG aagCCCCTGCAGCAGCTGTGGAATGCCATCCTGCTGGTGGCCATGCTCCTGTGTACAGGCCTCGTGGTCCAGGCCCAGCGGCAGGCATCGCGGCAGAGCCAGCGGGAGCCTGGAGGCCAG GTGGATTCACTCAAGCGCCGTGTGGTGCGGAGACTGGCATCCCTCAAGACCCGGCGCTGCCGGCTGGGCAGGGCAGCACAGAGTCCCCCGGAGCCTGGCGCTGAGACCTGCGCAGTGTGTCTGGACTACTTCTGCAACAAGCAG TGGCTCCGGGTGCTGCCCTGTAAGCATGAGTTTCACCGAGACTGCGTGGACCCCTGGCTGATGCTCCAGCAGACCTGCCCGCTGTGCAAATTCAATGTCCTGG GGAATCGCTACTCAGATGATTAG
- the SEC14L2 gene encoding SEC14-like protein 2 isoform X3, whose product MRRLDPMMLKASPSCVKSRILPVTHWVGFRENVQDVLPALPNPDDYFLLRWLRARSFDLQKSEAMLRKHVEFRKQKDIDNIVSWQPPEVIQQYLSGGMCGYDLDGCPVWYDIIGPLDTKGLLLSASKQDLLRTKMRDCELLLRECARQTEKVGKKVETITLIYDCEGLGLKHLWKPAVEAYGEFLCMFEENYPETLKRLFVVKAPKLFPVAYNLIKPFLSEDTRKKIMVLGANWKEVLLKYVSPDQLPVEYGGTMTDPDGNPKCKSKINYGGDIPKKYYVRDQVKQQYEHSVQISRGSSHQVEYEILFPGCVLRWQFMSDGSDIGFGIFLKTKVGERQRAGEMTEVLPSQRYNAHLVPEDGTLTCSDPGICLTGSIAVTRQFLGMHLPQMAERQNRLVGVGSQGEQTAGKPSPDPSESHSSPS is encoded by the exons ATGAGGAGGTTGGACCCGATGATGTTGAAAGCATCACCCTCGTGTGTAAAGTCTCGGATCCTGCCCGTGACCCACTGGGTTGGG TTTCGGGAGAATGTCCAGGATGTGCTGCCTGCCCTGCCGAATCCAGATGACTATTTTCTCCTGCGCTGGCTCCGAG CGAGAAGCTTCGACCTGCAGAAGTCTGAGGCCATGCTCCGGAAG CATGTGGAGTTCCGAAAGCAAAAGGACATTGACAACATCGTGAGCTGGCAGCCTCCAGAG GTGATCCAGCAGTATCTGTCAGGGGGCATGTGTGGCTACGACCTGGATGGCTGCCCCGTCTGGTACGATATCATTGGACCGCTGGATACCAAGGGTCTGCTCCTCTCAGCCAGCAAACAGGACTTGCTCAGGACCAAGATGCGGGACTGTGAGCTGCTTCTGCGCGAGTGTGCCCGCCAGACGGAAAAG GTGGGGAAGAAGGTGGAGACCATCACCCTGATTTATGACTGTGAAGGCCTTGGCCTCAAGCATCTCTGGAAGCCTGCCGTGGAGGCCTATGGAGAG TTTCTCTGCATGTTTGAGGAAAACTATCCGGAAACACTGAAGCGTCTTTTTGTTGTCAAAG CCCCCAAGCTGTTTCCTGTGGCCTATAACCTCATCAAACCCTTCCTGAGTGAGGACACTCGTAAGAAGATCATGGTCCTGGGGG cAAACTGGAAGGAGGTTTTACTGAAATACGTCAGCCCTGACCAGCTGCCTGTGGAATATGGGGGCACCATGACCGACCCTGATGGAAACCCCAAGTGCAAATCCAAG ATCAACTATGGGGGTGACATCCCCAAGAAGTATTACGTGCGAGACCAGGTGAAACAGCAGTATGAACACAGCGTACAGATTTCCCGGGGCTCTTCCCACCAAGTGGAGTATGAGATCCTCTTCCCCGGCTGCGTCCTCAG GTGGCAGTTCATGTCAGATGGCTCGGACATCGGTTTTGGGATTTTCCTGAAGACCAAGGTGGGGGAGCGGCAGCGGGCGGGGGAGATGACGGAGGTGCTGCCCAGCCAGAGGTACAACGCCCACCTGGTCCCTGAGGATGGGACCCTCACCTGCAGCGATCCTGGCATCT GTCTGACTGGGTCCATCGCTGTGACCAGACAGTTCTTGGGGATGCACCTTCCCCAGATGGCAGAGCGGCAGAACCGGCTGGTGGGTGTAGGATCCCAGGGTGAGCAGACTGCTGGAAAGCCCAGCCCTGACCCCTCTGAGAGTCACTCATCTCCAAGTTGA
- the SEC14L2 gene encoding SEC14-like protein 2 isoform X6 — protein sequence MRRLDPMMLKASPSCVKSRILPVTHWVGFRENVQDVLPALPNPDDYFLLRWLRARSFDLQKSEAMLRKHVEFRKQKDIDNIVSWQPPEVIQQYLSGGMCGYDLDGCPVWYDIIGPLDTKGLLLSASKQDLLRTKMRDCELLLRECARQTEKVGKKVETITLIYDCEGLGLKHLWKPAVEAYGEFLCMFEENYPETLKRLFVVKAPKLFPVAYNLIKPFLSEDTRKKIMVLGANWKEVLLKYVSPDQLPVEYGGTMTDPDGNPKCKSKINYGGDIPKKYYVRDQVKQQYEHSVQISRGSSHQVEYEILFPGCVLRWQFMSDGSDIGFGIFLKTKVGERQRAGEMTEVLPSQRYNAHLVPEDGTLTCSDPGIYVLRFDNTYSFIHAKKASGGGPESA from the exons ATGAGGAGGTTGGACCCGATGATGTTGAAAGCATCACCCTCGTGTGTAAAGTCTCGGATCCTGCCCGTGACCCACTGGGTTGGG TTTCGGGAGAATGTCCAGGATGTGCTGCCTGCCCTGCCGAATCCAGATGACTATTTTCTCCTGCGCTGGCTCCGAG CGAGAAGCTTCGACCTGCAGAAGTCTGAGGCCATGCTCCGGAAG CATGTGGAGTTCCGAAAGCAAAAGGACATTGACAACATCGTGAGCTGGCAGCCTCCAGAG GTGATCCAGCAGTATCTGTCAGGGGGCATGTGTGGCTACGACCTGGATGGCTGCCCCGTCTGGTACGATATCATTGGACCGCTGGATACCAAGGGTCTGCTCCTCTCAGCCAGCAAACAGGACTTGCTCAGGACCAAGATGCGGGACTGTGAGCTGCTTCTGCGCGAGTGTGCCCGCCAGACGGAAAAG GTGGGGAAGAAGGTGGAGACCATCACCCTGATTTATGACTGTGAAGGCCTTGGCCTCAAGCATCTCTGGAAGCCTGCCGTGGAGGCCTATGGAGAG TTTCTCTGCATGTTTGAGGAAAACTATCCGGAAACACTGAAGCGTCTTTTTGTTGTCAAAG CCCCCAAGCTGTTTCCTGTGGCCTATAACCTCATCAAACCCTTCCTGAGTGAGGACACTCGTAAGAAGATCATGGTCCTGGGGG cAAACTGGAAGGAGGTTTTACTGAAATACGTCAGCCCTGACCAGCTGCCTGTGGAATATGGGGGCACCATGACCGACCCTGATGGAAACCCCAAGTGCAAATCCAAG ATCAACTATGGGGGTGACATCCCCAAGAAGTATTACGTGCGAGACCAGGTGAAACAGCAGTATGAACACAGCGTACAGATTTCCCGGGGCTCTTCCCACCAAGTGGAGTATGAGATCCTCTTCCCCGGCTGCGTCCTCAG GTGGCAGTTCATGTCAGATGGCTCGGACATCGGTTTTGGGATTTTCCTGAAGACCAAGGTGGGGGAGCGGCAGCGGGCGGGGGAGATGACGGAGGTGCTGCCCAGCCAGAGGTACAACGCCCACCTGGTCCCTGAGGATGGGACCCTCACCTGCAGCGATCCTGGCATCT